The following proteins come from a genomic window of Castor canadensis chromosome 17, mCasCan1.hap1v2, whole genome shotgun sequence:
- the Lztfl1 gene encoding leucine zipper transcription factor-like protein 1 isoform X1, whose amino-acid sequence MAELGLNEHHQNEVINYMRFARSKRGLRLKTVDSCFQDLKESRLVEETFTMDEVAEVLNGLQAVVHSEVESELINTAYTNVLLLRQLFTQAEKWYLKLQTDISELENRELLEQVAEFEKAEFTSSNKKPIIDITKPKLVPLNEGGTTELLNKEILRLQEENEKLKSRLKTIEMQATNALDEKSKLERALQDLQLNQGNQQDFIKAQDLSDLENTVAALKSEFQKTINDKTENQKSLEENLVTAKHDLLRVQEQLSMAEKELEKKFQQTAAYRNMKEILTKKNDQIKDLRKRLAKYESED is encoded by the exons ATG GCAGAGTTGGGCCTAAATGAGCACCATCAAAATGAGGTTATTAATTACATGCGTTTTGCTCGATCAAAGAGAGGCTTGAGACTCAAAACCGTAGACTCCTGCTTCCAAGACCTCAAGGAGAGCAG GCTGGTAGAGGAGACCTTCACCATGGATGAAGTTGCAGAGGTCCTAAATGGGCTGCAGGCCGTGGTTCACAGTGAGGTGGAGTCTGAGCTCATCAACACAGCCTATACCAATGTGTTACTTCTGCGGCAGCTGTTCACACAAGCTGAGAAGTGGTACCTTAAGCTACAGACAGACATCTCTGAACTAGAAAACAG AGAATTATTAGAACAAGTtgcagaatttgaaaaagcagaatTTACATCTTCAAATAAAAAG cCCATCATAGATATCACAAAGCCAAAACTTGTTCCACTTAATGAAGGTGGAACAACAGAACTCCTAAACAAG gaaattttaagacttcaagaagagaatgagaaattGAAGTCAAGGCTGAAGACCATTGAAATGCAG GCTACAAATGCTTTGGATGAAAAGTCAAAACTAGAAAGAGCACTTCAAGATTTACAACTCAATCAAGGAAATCAACAG gACTTTATAAAGGCACAAGACTTGAGTGACTTAGAAAACACAGTTGCAGCTTTAAAGAGTGAGTTTCAGAAGACAATTAATGACAAGACAGAAAACCAGAAGTCCCTGGAAGAGAACCTAGTGACAGCCAAGCACGACCTCCTCAGGGTTCAGGAGCAGCTGAGCATGGCTGAGAAG GAATTAGAGAAGAAATTTCAACAAACGGCAGCTTATCGGAACATGAAAGAGATTCTCACCAAGAAGAATGACCAAATCAAAGACCTGAGGAAAAGACTGGCCAA ATATGAATCTGAAGATTGA
- the Lztfl1 gene encoding leucine zipper transcription factor-like protein 1 isoform X2, with protein sequence MDEVAEVLNGLQAVVHSEVESELINTAYTNVLLLRQLFTQAEKWYLKLQTDISELENRELLEQVAEFEKAEFTSSNKKPIIDITKPKLVPLNEGGTTELLNKEILRLQEENEKLKSRLKTIEMQATNALDEKSKLERALQDLQLNQGNQQDFIKAQDLSDLENTVAALKSEFQKTINDKTENQKSLEENLVTAKHDLLRVQEQLSMAEKELEKKFQQTAAYRNMKEILTKKNDQIKDLRKRLAKYESED encoded by the exons ATGGATGAAGTTGCAGAGGTCCTAAATGGGCTGCAGGCCGTGGTTCACAGTGAGGTGGAGTCTGAGCTCATCAACACAGCCTATACCAATGTGTTACTTCTGCGGCAGCTGTTCACACAAGCTGAGAAGTGGTACCTTAAGCTACAGACAGACATCTCTGAACTAGAAAACAG AGAATTATTAGAACAAGTtgcagaatttgaaaaagcagaatTTACATCTTCAAATAAAAAG cCCATCATAGATATCACAAAGCCAAAACTTGTTCCACTTAATGAAGGTGGAACAACAGAACTCCTAAACAAG gaaattttaagacttcaagaagagaatgagaaattGAAGTCAAGGCTGAAGACCATTGAAATGCAG GCTACAAATGCTTTGGATGAAAAGTCAAAACTAGAAAGAGCACTTCAAGATTTACAACTCAATCAAGGAAATCAACAG gACTTTATAAAGGCACAAGACTTGAGTGACTTAGAAAACACAGTTGCAGCTTTAAAGAGTGAGTTTCAGAAGACAATTAATGACAAGACAGAAAACCAGAAGTCCCTGGAAGAGAACCTAGTGACAGCCAAGCACGACCTCCTCAGGGTTCAGGAGCAGCTGAGCATGGCTGAGAAG GAATTAGAGAAGAAATTTCAACAAACGGCAGCTTATCGGAACATGAAAGAGATTCTCACCAAGAAGAATGACCAAATCAAAGACCTGAGGAAAAGACTGGCCAA ATATGAATCTGAAGATTGA